A genomic window from Archocentrus centrarchus isolate MPI-CPG fArcCen1 chromosome 2, fArcCen1, whole genome shotgun sequence includes:
- the LOC115797564 gene encoding collagen alpha-1(VIII) chain-like: protein MVAVPLHSFYLLITVFQLCLLYLAHGGVYYGHKQPPQQPQPLPQHDGYPQQQFMENDMPILPQYGKEIPQLPLHMSKERPLTDGKGQTFPRGAKGPRPPVPGVKGLPQGLEGIQGPPGPTGPPGPQGPPGLPGQALPGLPGKPGPPGPPGYPGIGKPGVPGLPGKPGGPGLPGSKGDLGPSGDVGVNGPPGPPGLPGPTGLPGIPKAGGQGLPGQPGPLGEPGPKGLPGLPGPPGPKGDKGLGLPGFPGLKGPGGPPGPAGQGGIPGIGKPGMNGLPGQPGIPGKPGPPGEPGLAGAPGERGQPGPPGIPGIGKPGKDGFRGQPGLSGGKGEPGLPGFPGNPGLPGYGKHGFPGPKGHKGHAGLPGAPGPKGDKGHDGLTGVVGPTGPSGIPGPPGPIGLPGSLGFPGLKGDDGTIGPRGNPGVKGQIGPPGLPGQSGRSGEGGQPGPRGIQGPIGPKGEAGIRGLPGVPGTAGLTGLRGEVGQPGEKGPQGPQGIPGLAGPGGPIGPPGLPGQKGDIGLPGKPGYPGEGAQGPPGHVGPQGNPGPSGPPGLPGQPGQPGPPGPPGLPAAFPDLGQILPMTGPYSGQKQGYKNPNGGEIGGNGPEMPAFTAKLTNPFPPVGSPVIFDKLLHNGNQDYSPQNGIFTCSIPGIYYFSYNVHCKGGNVWVALMKNNEPVMYTYDEYKKGLLDQASGSAVLPLRKGDTVHIQLPSEQAAGLYAGQYVHSTFSGYLLYIM from the exons ATGGTGGCTGTACCCCTCCATTCTTTCTATCTTCTCATCACAGTGTTCCAGCTATGTTTACTATACCTCGCTCATGGTGGGGTGTATTATGGACATAAACAGCCACCTCAACAGCCCCAGCCTTTGCCACAACATGATGGATATCCACAGCAACAGTTTATGGAGAATGACATGCCAATACTTCCTCAATATGGGAAAGAGATTCCTCAACTGCCTTTGCACATGAGTAAAGAGAGACCACTGACAGATGGCAAAG GACAAACCTTTCCCAGAGGAGCTAAAGGTCCACGCCCTCCTGTTCCAGGGGTAAAAGGTCTCCCACAGGGACTGGAAGGAATTCAGGGTCCCCCAGGACCAACTGGACCACCAGGACCACAAGGCCCTCCTGGGCTACCAGGCCAGGCATTACCAGGTTTACCAGGAAAGCCAGGGCCTCCTGGTCCTCCTGGCTACCCAGGAATTGGAAAACCTGGTGTGCCAGGATTGCCAGGAAAACCTGGAGGACCTGGATTACCAGGATCAAAAGGTGACCTTGGTCCTAGTGGTGATGTAGGAGTAAATGGACCTCCTGGGCCTCCAGGACTCCCAGGTCCCACAGGACTTCCCGGGATTCCAAAAGCAGGAGGTCAAGGACTACCAGGACAGCCAGGTCCTCTAGGGGAGCCTGGCCCAAAAGGTCTGCCTGGGCTTCCTGGTCCTCCAGGCCCCAAAGGAGACAAAGGACTTGGTCTACCTGGTTTTCCAGGCTTGAAAGGACCTGGTGGACCACCAGGTCCAGCTGGACAGGGGGGCATCCCTGGCATTGGTAAACCTGGCATGAATGGTCTTCCTGGACAACCAGGAATACCAGGAAAGCCTGGTCCTCCTGGAGAACCAGGACTAGCAGGGGCACCTGGTGAAAGAGGCCAACCAGGACCACCAGGCATACCAGGAATTGGAAAACCAGGAAAAGATGGTTTCAGAGGGCAACCAGGGCTTTCTGGAGGGAAGGGGGAACCAGGCCTCCCTGGTTTCCCAGGGAACCCAGGCTTGCCAGGTTATGGTAAACACGGATTTCCGGGACCTAAGGGTCATAAGGGACATGCTGGTCTTCCCGGGGCACCAGGTCCAAAAGGTGATAAAGGTCATGATGGTCTCACAGGTGTTGTTGGTCCCACGGGACCAAGTGGAATACCTGGCCCACCGGGTCCAATAGGCCTTCCTGGTAGTCTCGGCTTCCCAGGACTAAAGGGGGATGATGGTACTATAGGACCAAGAGGAAATCCAGGAGTGAAAGGTCAAATAGGGCCTCCAGGCCTTCCAGGACAATCCGGTAGATCAGGAGAGGGTGGACAACCAGGACCAAGAGGTATACAAGGGCCCATTGGTCCAAAAGGAGAAGCTGGCATTAGGGGTTTACCTGGTGTGCCAGGTACTGCAGGATTAACAGGACTAAGAGGAGAAGTGGGACAGCCTGGAGAAAAAGGCCCTCAGGGACCACAAGGTATTCCAGGGCTTGCAGGACCAGGGGGCCCAATTGGACCTCCTGGGCTTCCTGGGCAAAAAGGCGATATAGGCTTACCAGGTAAACCTGGCTACCCTGGTGAGGGGGCTCAAGGACCCCCTGGTCATGTTGGCCCTCAAGGTAACCCTGGTCCCAGTGGTCCTCCAGGACTCCCAGGGCAACCAGGACAACCTGGACCCCCTGGCCCTCCTGGTCTACCTGCCGCATTTCCTGACCTTGGACAGATCCTCCCTATGACTGGTCCATACAGTGGCCAAAAACAAGGTTACAAGAACCCAAATGGAGGTGAGATTGGAGGAAATGGCCCTGAGATGCCTGCGTTCACAGCTAAGCTCACCAATCCATTCCCTCCTGTTGGCTCTCCTGTCATCTTTGATAAACTCCTGCACAACGGCAATCAGGACTACAGTCCCCAAAATGGTATTTTTACCTGTAGCATACCAGGGATCTACTACTTTTCTTACAACGTACACTGCAAAGGAGGCAATGTGTGGGTGGCACTGATGAAAAACAATGAGCCAGTAATGTACACATACGATGAGTACAAAAAGGGCTTACTGGATCAGGCTTCAGGGAGTGCAGTACTCCCGTTAAGAAAAGGAGACACTGTGCATATACAGCTACCATCGGAGCAGGCAGCAGGACTTTATGCTGGTCAGTATGTCCACTCCACGTTTTCTGGATACTTACTGTAcataatgtaa